The genomic interval GACCGGATCTATGTGGAGGGCAAGAGCGCCCCGCACACTTGGGACGATGTCGAGAAATGGAGCGAATACAAGCACAAGCTCGTCTCGGACCTGGTGGCGAAATCGAAAGACTCGAACCACGGCGGGATGGATTTCATCGAGGACTACCGTCTGATCGAGGCCCTGCGCACCGGCCGCTACCCGGATTACGATGTCTACGACGCCGCGGCCTGGAGCGCGGTGACCGGGCTGAGCGAAATCTCCGTGGCCAACCGCAGCCGCCCGGTGGATTTCCCCGATTTCACCCGCGGCGCCTGGAAGACGAACAAGCCGATTTTCGTGACCGACTATTGAGACGCATCTGCAATTGAGTGCGAAAAGCCGGGAGCGCATTAGGGGCTCCCGGCTTTTTGTTTCATCGCGCTCAGGGCTTCGCAGGGGGCGAGGCGGCGCACACCCAGCCCAGGCTTTCCCGCAGGTTGTCATAGAACGTGTCCTTGCCGCCCTTGAACTTGTGGTCCTCCGACTCCACCATGAAAAAGCGTTTCGGCTCGCCCGCCAGGTCGAACATTTTCTGCGAGGCCTCCCGGCTGACATATTCATCCGCAGAGGACTGGATCAGCACCAGGGGAAGCGGGGCCACCCGCGGCAGGAACGGTGCGCTGTCGAACATCGGCTCGTCCGGGTCTTTCTTCGTGATCCAGGTGATCGCGTCCAGGGTGCGCCAGCCCAGGAAACTCTGTTCCGCCAGCCCGACCGCCACCAGGCCGAGGAAACTCGAACGTGCGGAGTCGCCCGCCGCGCCCAGCAAAGCCAGGCCCGCGCCCTCGGACCAGCCGGAGAGGATTACGCGCCGCCCGTCCCGCGCACCGGCCCAGGCGGCCAGCGCCGCCAGATCACTCATCACCTCGCCCGTGCCCAGCGTCTTTTTCCCATCCGTGAAGCTTTCCAGGTAGTGCTTGGAATCCAGGGCATAGACCGTGTAGCCCCAGGCGGCCATGGCGGCCGCCATTTTTTCGGCCTCGCCGAACATTCCGGCATCTCCGGAAAGGTAGATTATCTGAGGCCGGGTGGAGGCCGAATCCCCGCGGCCATGGAACAGGAATACATTCTGCGGCCGGCCGCGCAGCATCGGATGGAGCGGCTGCCCCTGGTTTTTATCCTCCGCGTGAAGGCCAGACAGCCCGGCCAGGAGGAGCAAGACCACCGTGTACATTCTCATGTAGGATCAGTCCGTAAAGGGTGAGAGTTGTCCGGTGTGACGGATTATTATATTTTAATCCTTACCGGAACGGAACTCCAGAGCCGAGGACAGGAAAGAGACCGGACAGGATGAGAGACAGTCTGAAACATGCGGTCTGCCAGCTCCGCCGGGCGGCGGGACGAAAGAAGTGCCCCTCCTGCGGCTGTTTCCACGGCACCTTGCTGATGATCGAGGATTGCTGCCCGCCCGAGAGCCGTCCGGCCACGCTCGATGAGGCCCTGCAACTGGCCCTCGGCAGCCGTCAGCCGGTGACGGTGGACTGCAACGGCTGCAAGCACTGCAAGCCCATGGACGCGCTGCTGACCCTGCGTGGCATGCGGTGAGCTGTCAGCGGACGAACCTGTCCGGCGCACGGCGCACACCCCACCTTGATTATCTCTGCCTTAATACGTACAATAATCCTGACACTAATTTCCAAATTCAGTCTGCCATGTTCAGTCGTGTGGAGGGGGAGATGAAAATCCTGGTAGTCTATTATTCGATGTACGGGCACGTACTCAAGCTGGCCCAGGCCGTGGTCGAGGGCGTCAAGACCGTCCCCGGGGCCGAGCCGGTCCTGCGCCGGGCGCAGGAATTCCCCGAAGTGGTGGAAAGTCTCAAGAACAGCGAGCATCACCGCAAGGCCTGGGACGAGGAGAAGGCCATCCCGGTCGTGACACCGGAGGATTTCCGCACCGCGGAGGGTGTGCTGTTCGGCACGCCCACCCGTTTCGGGAACATGGCCGCCCAGATGAAACGCGTGATCGACGGTCTGGGTGAGCTGTGGTTCAAGGGTGAGCTGGAGGGCAAGCCCGCGGGCGTGTTTGTGAGCACGGCCACCACCCACGGCGGCCAGGAGACCACGCCGCTGACCATGATGGTCCCGCTGCTGCACCTGGGGATGCTGGCGGTCGGCGTGCCCTATTCCACGGCCGGGATGCTGCACACCGAGGCCCGCGGTGGCACTCCCTACGGGGCGACCACCCTGGCCGGTGGGGACAACAGCCTGACCCCGGCCCCCGAGGACCTGGCCATCGCCCGCGCCCTGGGCCGCCGGGTGGCGGAAGTGGCCGGGAAGCTGCGTGCATGAGCCGGACCGGAGTGGCTTAAACTCGTTAAGGAACTGGCAATGCTGGGAATCGTCAAAGCCGGGCAGCGCCATTTCAGGGATGCCAACGGGCTTCAGGCTTTCTGGCTGTTCTCGTTCTCGGATTACTACGATCCGATGAACCTGCACTGGGGCGCCCTGCGGGTTTTCAACGACGACGTGGTGCAACCGGGAGCCGGGTTCCCGCCACATCCGCATGCCGAGATGGAGATAGTGACCCTGGTGCTGGAGGGGCAGATCACGCACCAGGACAGCACCGGGGTGAGCGAAACCCTATCCGCGGGCGAGGTGCAGAGCATGAGCGCCGGGATCGGGATCAACCACAGCGAGGACAACCGCGGCCAGGTCCCGCTGCACCTGTACCAGCTCTGGCTGTACCCCCGCGCCCGGGGCCTGGCCCCAGCCTACGGCCGGGCCGCGTTCCGGCCCGAGGCCTGGCGCGGGCGGTTTTTACCCCTGGCCTCGGGACTGGGCCACCCTGGCGCGGCGGTGATCCAGACCGACTCGGCCGTGCTGCGCTGCGCCCTGGATCCGGGCGGGCAGGCGCAGTACACGGCTGGGCCGGGACGGAAAATGTTACTGTATGTGATCTCGGGTGGGTTGAGCCTGGAGGGGCAAAGCCTCGGCGCGGGCGATCAGGCCCGGATCGCTGAGCTGGACGCGCTCAGTCTGAGCAGCCCCGACGGTGGCGAGGCGGTGCTGGTGGATACTCCGGCCCGCGGCCCGGCGGGCTGAGCCGGCGGAGCGGGTCACTGATCGGATAGGAGCCCTCACCGCTTGTCATGGGGTTGAGCGGCCGGAAAAAGCGCAGGGGCGGGTTTCAAACCCGCCCCTGCTTTTTGTTGCCGCACCG from bacterium carries:
- the wrbA gene encoding NAD(P)H:quinone oxidoreductase, producing the protein MKILVVYYSMYGHVLKLAQAVVEGVKTVPGAEPVLRRAQEFPEVVESLKNSEHHRKAWDEEKAIPVVTPEDFRTAEGVLFGTPTRFGNMAAQMKRVIDGLGELWFKGELEGKPAGVFVSTATTHGGQETTPLTMMVPLLHLGMLAVGVPYSTAGMLHTEARGGTPYGATTLAGGDNSLTPAPEDLAIARALGRRVAEVAGKLRA
- a CDS encoding pirin family protein, whose protein sequence is MLGIVKAGQRHFRDANGLQAFWLFSFSDYYDPMNLHWGALRVFNDDVVQPGAGFPPHPHAEMEIVTLVLEGQITHQDSTGVSETLSAGEVQSMSAGIGINHSEDNRGQVPLHLYQLWLYPRARGLAPAYGRAAFRPEAWRGRFLPLASGLGHPGAAVIQTDSAVLRCALDPGGQAQYTAGPGRKMLLYVISGGLSLEGQSLGAGDQARIAELDALSLSSPDGGEAVLVDTPARGPAG